The following are encoded in a window of Staphylococcus piscifermentans genomic DNA:
- a CDS encoding UDP-N-acetylmuramoyl-tripeptide--D-alanyl-D-alanine ligase, protein MIEVTLKQIKEWIPCEIDERYLDRSIHGVSIDSREIDDNNLFVPFKGENTDGHRFVVQALKDGAGAAFYQYNAKPDHEVEGPIIWVNDTMLALQELAKAYLKHVNPKVIAVTGSNGKTTTKDMIESVLKPAFKVKKTQGNYNNEIGMPLTILQLDEDTDISILEMGMSGFHEIELLSEIAQPDIAVITNIGESHMQDLGSREGIARAKFEIVSGLQPDGVFIYDGDEPLLKPHVETLKDTEVISIGLAQDNDVVCSVEQHDAMGIAFSLNASEHYQIPILGTHNMRNAAIAITIGKLLGLSYTEIQDNIAKVKLTGMRMELHRTDSDISVINDAYNASPTSMKAAIDTLAAMEGRKILILADVLELGENSAEMHASVGTYLENKGIDILLTYGKEAAHIYEAGKANVNEAQHFDDKEDLIHFIIEKAQPEDKILIKGSRGMKLEDIADALINNK, encoded by the coding sequence ATGATTGAGGTAACTTTAAAACAAATCAAAGAATGGATTCCTTGTGAAATCGATGAACGTTATTTAGACCGCAGTATACACGGTGTGTCGATTGATTCTAGAGAAATCGATGACAATAATTTATTTGTACCTTTTAAAGGTGAAAATACGGATGGCCATCGCTTTGTTGTACAGGCATTGAAAGATGGGGCAGGTGCAGCTTTTTACCAATATAACGCAAAGCCGGACCACGAAGTTGAAGGTCCTATCATTTGGGTGAATGACACTATGTTAGCTTTACAGGAATTAGCAAAAGCTTATTTAAAACATGTTAATCCCAAAGTCATTGCAGTTACGGGTTCAAATGGTAAAACGACTACTAAAGATATGATTGAAAGTGTTTTGAAACCTGCTTTTAAAGTAAAGAAAACACAAGGCAACTATAATAATGAAATAGGTATGCCGTTGACAATTTTACAATTAGATGAAGATACGGATATTTCAATTTTAGAAATGGGAATGTCAGGTTTTCATGAAATTGAATTGCTTTCAGAGATTGCGCAACCAGATATTGCAGTGATTACAAATATTGGTGAATCACATATGCAAGATTTAGGCTCAAGAGAAGGAATAGCCCGTGCGAAATTTGAAATTGTATCAGGATTACAGCCCGATGGTGTCTTTATTTATGATGGTGATGAACCGTTATTAAAACCGCATGTCGAAACTTTAAAAGATACTGAAGTTATCAGTATAGGTTTAGCTCAGGACAATGATGTAGTATGCAGTGTAGAGCAGCATGATGCTATGGGTATTGCTTTTAGTTTAAACGCCAGCGAACACTATCAAATACCGATTTTAGGTACCCATAACATGAGAAATGCAGCCATTGCTATTACAATTGGAAAGTTATTAGGTTTATCATATACTGAAATTCAAGATAATATTGCAAAAGTAAAATTAACAGGCATGCGTATGGAACTGCATCGTACAGACTCTGACATATCAGTGATTAACGATGCCTATAATGCTAGTCCTACTAGTATGAAAGCAGCGATAGATACTTTAGCAGCCATGGAAGGACGTAAAATTCTAATCCTGGCAGATGTTTTAGAATTAGGTGAAAATAGTGCCGAGATGCATGCATCTGTTGGAACATATTTAGAAAATAAGGGTATCGATATTCTGTTGACTTATGGTAAAGAGGCTGCTCATATTTATGAAGCGGGTAAAGCCAATGTGAATGAAGCACAGCATTTTGATGATAAAGAGGATTTGATTCACTTTATTATCGAAAAAGCTCAACCTGAAGATAAAATCTTGATTAAAGGATCACGAGGCATGAAATTAGAAGATATTGCTGATGCTTTAATTAACAATAAATAA
- the cshA gene encoding degradosome RNA helicase CshA, giving the protein MQKFKDLGVSDKTAETLGNMGFAEPTPIQNDSIPFALNGLDILGQAQTGTGKTGAFGIPLIEKVVDKEGVQALILAPTRELAMQVAEQLRAFSRGQRVQVATVFGGMPIGRQIKALKKGPQIVVGTPGRVIDHLNRRTLKTNDIKTLIIDEADEMMNMGFIDDMRFIMDHLPSEQRQTMLFSATMPKAIQTLVQQFMKSPKIVKTMNNEMSDPQIDEYYTIVKELEKFETFTNFLDVHQPELAIVFGRTKRRVDELTSALISKGYKAEGLHGDITQAKRLEVLKKFKNDQIDILVATDVAARGLDISGVSHVYNFDIPQDTESYTHRIGRTGRAGKKGIAVTFVNPIEMDYIRQIEQTNDRRMRALRPPHRKEVLRARENDIKEKVEKWMSQEHSERLQNISSQLLNEYNDVELVSALLQELVEANDEVEVQLTFEKPLARKGGRHNSKGPRRGGKPNKRSNNKFDNKNRRGKGNKGGKHNNNKKFKNDKKPIKGRTFADMQK; this is encoded by the coding sequence TTGCAAAAATTTAAAGATTTAGGTGTTTCAGATAAAACAGCTGAAACGCTTGGTAATATGGGTTTCGCAGAACCGACTCCAATCCAAAATGACAGTATTCCTTTTGCATTAAACGGATTAGACATTTTGGGACAAGCACAAACTGGTACTGGTAAAACTGGAGCATTTGGTATCCCATTAATAGAAAAAGTAGTAGATAAAGAAGGCGTTCAAGCCTTAATCTTAGCACCGACTCGTGAACTAGCAATGCAAGTTGCTGAACAATTGAGAGCATTTAGTCGCGGTCAACGCGTTCAAGTGGCAACAGTATTCGGGGGAATGCCGATTGGACGTCAAATCAAAGCCTTGAAAAAAGGACCTCAAATCGTGGTTGGTACTCCAGGACGTGTAATCGACCACTTAAATCGTCGTACATTGAAAACCAATGATATTAAAACATTGATTATTGATGAAGCGGACGAAATGATGAATATGGGATTCATCGATGATATGAGATTCATCATGGATCATCTTCCATCAGAACAACGTCAAACAATGTTGTTCTCAGCTACAATGCCTAAAGCGATCCAAACTTTAGTACAACAATTTATGAAATCACCTAAAATTGTAAAAACAATGAATAACGAAATGTCAGATCCTCAAATTGATGAGTATTATACAATTGTGAAAGAACTTGAAAAATTTGAGACATTTACTAATTTCTTAGATGTACATCAACCTGAATTGGCGATTGTCTTCGGTCGTACAAAACGCCGTGTAGATGAGTTGACAAGTGCACTCATTTCTAAAGGTTATAAAGCAGAGGGCTTGCATGGTGATATCACACAAGCGAAACGTTTAGAAGTATTGAAGAAATTTAAAAATGATCAAATCGATATTTTAGTTGCTACTGATGTGGCAGCACGTGGATTAGATATTTCAGGTGTCAGTCATGTTTATAACTTTGATATTCCTCAAGATACTGAAAGTTATACTCACCGTATCGGACGTACAGGCCGTGCAGGCAAAAAAGGTATCGCAGTCACTTTCGTTAATCCGATTGAAATGGATTATATCCGTCAGATCGAACAAACAAATGACCGTCGTATGAGAGCGTTGCGCCCGCCACACCGCAAAGAAGTTTTAAGAGCGCGTGAAAACGATATTAAAGAAAAAGTTGAAAAATGGATGTCTCAAGAACATTCAGAACGCTTACAAAATATTTCATCTCAATTATTGAATGAATATAACGATGTTGAACTTGTATCTGCTTTATTGCAAGAATTAGTAGAAGCAAATGACGAAGTAGAAGTTCAATTAACATTTGAAAAACCACTTGCGCGTAAAGGTGGCCGTCATAATTCTAAAGGCCCACGCAGAGGCGGCAAACCAAATAAACGTTCAAATAATAAATTTGATAATAAAAACCGCCGCGGTAAAGGAAATAAAGGCGGTAAACACAACAATAACAAGAAATTTAAAAATGACAAAAAACCGATTAAAGGCCGTACATTCGCAGACATGCAAAAATAA
- a CDS encoding PH domain-containing protein — protein MIASGIIVIANYLAWPIWTVLTVGALLAVQLLFYVVQPWILLKYRYYIIADNYVTKLHTFFFQKEVIVKLERIQFLKRKTGPLLNRFGLCRNSIVTAGEVIELPLMHIDKTKELERHCMNFLEKVDTDV, from the coding sequence ATGATTGCTTCGGGCATCATTGTTATCGCGAATTATCTTGCTTGGCCAATATGGACGGTGTTAACTGTAGGAGCACTCCTAGCTGTACAGCTGTTATTTTATGTAGTGCAGCCTTGGATCTTGCTGAAATATAGATATTATATTATTGCAGATAATTATGTGACGAAGCTGCATACTTTCTTTTTCCAAAAGGAAGTAATTGTAAAATTAGAGCGTATTCAGTTTTTAAAAAGAAAAACAGGACCATTACTTAATCGATTCGGATTATGTAGAAATTCAATTGTAACAGCAGGAGAGGTAATTGAACTTCCATTAATGCATATAGATAAGACCAAAGAATTAGAAAGACATTGTATGAATTTTCTAGAAAAGGTGGATACAGATGTTTGA
- a CDS encoding PH domain-containing protein, whose protein sequence is MFEAQKLHPISYISGLIKTIKQNFIVIILFFFNIQDFDYTDSKQYIWPAFLLILFLFSFIINATKVFTTRYWIEGHHFIITYGFFNKKRKEIDIQRIQSIDTSQDVVNRLFGGVILEIKVPSNSVKLEIVSKKQSQWIEQSIKQVQNSVDLTDETTEASDQEVQTEMTSQQTIFKLNLKELMLMSFTSGSIVLAILTLSPILGSLQSVIPWDSIFHQFQNIAKAAYLVTAMIIISILIIAYIIGVIIEFTRYFGYTLAEEKHQLKIKHGLLNVKSLTVPTKRIQAVIEKQSFIRRLLGYTSIYFVITSDGASAAESESASGVVVILPFMKRDKAYEMLDYLVPSLKFPTVETGLPKGGIRRNAQILAGIFLAGGIIGGYLWNMWALVPATLLIILTVINSVIMVRNSGMLLSSDELVVKYSQLIRTRYYYAMKDKLIGFEKRQNPFLRKAGLAHFNFSTAKGAGSLNIGLRFVKAETAEELKIWYLKEEHHEA, encoded by the coding sequence ATGTTTGAGGCACAAAAATTACATCCGATTTCCTACATATCAGGCTTAATTAAAACAATTAAGCAAAATTTCATTGTTATCATTTTATTTTTCTTCAATATCCAAGACTTTGATTATACAGATAGCAAACAATATATTTGGCCTGCTTTTTTGCTAATCCTCTTTTTATTTTCTTTTATTATTAATGCAACAAAGGTGTTTACTACAAGGTACTGGATAGAAGGGCATCATTTTATTATTACTTATGGATTCTTCAATAAAAAACGTAAAGAAATAGATATTCAACGCATTCAATCAATTGATACGTCGCAAGATGTGGTGAACAGATTATTTGGTGGCGTTATTCTTGAAATCAAAGTACCTAGTAATAGTGTTAAACTCGAAATTGTATCTAAGAAACAAAGTCAGTGGATTGAACAATCGATTAAACAAGTCCAAAATTCTGTTGATTTGACTGATGAAACGACAGAAGCTTCTGATCAAGAGGTACAAACAGAAATGACGTCTCAACAAACTATTTTTAAGTTGAATCTAAAAGAACTGATGCTTATGTCGTTTACTAGCGGGTCAATTGTGCTTGCAATTTTAACGCTATCTCCTATTCTTGGCAGTCTTCAAAGCGTCATTCCTTGGGATAGTATCTTTCATCAATTTCAAAATATTGCTAAAGCTGCTTATTTAGTTACTGCAATGATAATTATTTCAATTTTAATTATTGCATATATAATCGGCGTTATAATTGAATTTACAAGATACTTTGGTTATACGTTAGCAGAAGAAAAGCATCAATTGAAAATAAAACATGGTTTACTGAATGTAAAGAGTTTGACTGTGCCGACTAAACGCATTCAAGCAGTGATTGAAAAGCAGTCATTCATTCGACGGCTGCTAGGATATACATCTATATATTTTGTTATCACAAGTGATGGCGCTAGTGCTGCAGAAAGTGAGTCGGCATCAGGAGTGGTCGTGATACTGCCTTTTATGAAGCGGGATAAAGCCTATGAAATGCTGGACTATTTAGTACCGTCTTTAAAATTCCCTACAGTTGAAACAGGTCTGCCTAAAGGCGGAATCAGACGTAATGCTCAAATTCTAGCCGGAATATTTCTTGCGGGTGGTATCATAGGAGGTTATTTGTGGAATATGTGGGCGCTTGTACCTGCTACATTGTTAATTATTCTTACAGTCATTAACAGTGTGATTATGGTCAGAAATTCAGGGATGCTGCTTTCTTCAGATGAGTTAGTAGTTAAATATTCTCAATTAATCCGCACTAGATATTACTATGCCATGAAAGATAAATTGATCGGCTTTGAAAAAAGACAAAATCCCTTTTTGAGAAAAGCGGGGTTGGCCCATTTTAATTTTTCTACTGCAAAAGGTGCAGGGAGCTTAAATATAGGTTTGCGGTTTGTAAAAGCTGAGACAGCTGAGGAATTAAAAATATGGTATTTGAAGGAGGAACACCATGAAGCTTAA
- a CDS encoding PH domain-containing protein gives MKLNRMSSNGKKVLLIEGIIRTVIIALCLAAALIINYIWLHWQEGTAFKIICAIAVMLVGILIIIDCILRPWLMYRQHGYLLHSHFITVQEGMWFVKHLQIPLFRIQNVDIEEGWLMRKVELATLKLSTAGGNSEIILIDKIKAREIMEHIKHSSQQISEEMESGE, from the coding sequence ATGAAGCTTAATCGTATGTCCTCTAATGGGAAGAAAGTTCTGCTTATTGAAGGAATCATCCGTACCGTCATTATTGCTTTATGTTTAGCAGCCGCTTTAATCATCAACTATATCTGGCTTCATTGGCAGGAGGGGACAGCCTTCAAAATTATCTGTGCGATTGCAGTGATGTTAGTAGGAATATTAATTATAATAGATTGTATTCTGCGTCCTTGGTTAATGTATCGACAACATGGTTATCTCCTGCATTCACATTTTATTACTGTGCAAGAAGGCATGTGGTTTGTAAAACATTTGCAAATTCCATTGTTTCGCATACAAAATGTAGATATAGAAGAAGGTTGGCTTATGCGTAAAGTAGAACTTGCGACTTTGAAGCTTTCTACTGCCGGAGGTAATTCTGAGATTATATTAATTGATAAAATAAAAGCACGAGAAATTATGGAGCATATCAAACATAGTTCTCAACAAATCAGTGAAGAAATGGAATCAGGTGAATAG
- the acpS gene encoding holo-ACP synthase, with translation MIYGIGIDLIEIDRIKSLLQRQPKLPERILSDDERIKFDGFSHEQRRAEFLAGRFACKEAFSKALGTGLGKRISFQDINCLNDEFGRPFIKFEGFKVHVSISHTENYATSQVILEKM, from the coding sequence TTGATATATGGAATTGGAATAGATTTGATTGAAATTGATAGAATCAAATCCTTACTGCAAAGGCAACCAAAATTGCCAGAACGAATTTTGAGTGATGATGAACGCATTAAATTTGACGGTTTTTCTCATGAACAACGCCGTGCTGAGTTCTTAGCCGGACGCTTTGCTTGCAAAGAAGCATTCAGCAAAGCACTCGGCACAGGTCTAGGAAAACGAATCAGTTTTCAAGATATTAATTGCCTAAATGACGAGTTTGGTCGACCATTTATAAAATTTGAAGGATTTAAAGTCCATGTAAGTATCTCGCACACTGAAAATTATGCTACGAGTCAAGTCATACTTGAAAAAATGTAA
- the alr gene encoding alanine racemase: MADKFYRPTYLKVDLDAILKNYQVLGKLQPNKIVMPVIKANAYGMGSVNVGHFLRKNGAEFFAVATLDEAIELRMHGIDTKILILGVVLPKDINKAIQHRVALTVPSLAWLEEAIKSLDEDLEKDLWLHVKLDTGMGRLGVKSAEDYQKVVEMIKAHRHLIFEGVFTHFAQADEESPHTAEQYAIFEKWVNSIPHPPYIHSQNSAATILFDAPICNMVRPGISLYGYYPSKYVEEQTNAELYPCAEWETEIMDIKQLNVGDTVSYGSTYTATQEEKIAILPIGYADGFPRMMQGMPVEVNGHQCTIIGRVCMDQMMIALPEDENFNIGDKVTLLNRNHNGPQSLNSFAKQQQTINYEVLCRIGRRVPRIYEPEKEFDIVNELQK; this comes from the coding sequence ATGGCGGATAAATTTTATCGGCCTACGTATCTTAAGGTAGATTTAGATGCAATTTTAAAAAACTATCAAGTGCTAGGCAAACTACAACCAAATAAAATAGTAATGCCAGTAATTAAAGCAAATGCCTATGGAATGGGCAGTGTAAATGTAGGTCATTTTTTAAGAAAGAATGGCGCGGAATTTTTTGCAGTAGCTACATTAGATGAAGCTATAGAATTAAGAATGCATGGTATTGATACTAAAATATTAATTTTAGGAGTTGTATTGCCTAAAGATATCAATAAGGCAATTCAACACCGTGTCGCACTCACAGTGCCTTCTTTAGCATGGTTAGAAGAAGCTATTAAATCTCTTGATGAAGATTTAGAAAAAGATTTATGGCTGCATGTGAAATTAGATACAGGTATGGGACGTTTAGGCGTGAAATCAGCGGAAGATTACCAAAAAGTAGTAGAGATGATTAAAGCGCATCGTCATTTAATTTTTGAAGGTGTATTCACCCATTTTGCGCAAGCAGATGAAGAGAGTCCTCACACGGCAGAACAATATGCAATTTTTGAAAAATGGGTGAACTCAATTCCGCATCCTCCTTACATTCATTCACAGAACTCGGCGGCTACTATCTTGTTCGATGCTCCAATTTGCAATATGGTCCGTCCAGGGATTTCATTATATGGATACTATCCGTCTAAATATGTTGAGGAACAAACCAATGCTGAACTCTATCCATGTGCCGAGTGGGAAACTGAAATCATGGATATCAAGCAATTAAACGTAGGCGATACTGTAAGTTATGGCTCCACTTATACTGCCACTCAAGAGGAAAAGATTGCCATTTTGCCTATAGGTTATGCTGACGGATTCCCAAGAATGATGCAAGGTATGCCGGTAGAAGTAAATGGTCATCAATGTACGATAATTGGACGAGTATGTATGGATCAAATGATGATTGCATTACCTGAGGATGAAAACTTTAATATTGGAGATAAAGTGACTTTATTGAACCGAAATCATAACGGTCCCCAATCCTTAAATTCATTTGCAAAACAACAGCAAACGATTAATTATGAAGTGTTATGCCGTATCGGAAGACGAGTTCCGAGAATTTACGAACCAGAAAAAGAATTTGATATTGTCAACGAATTACAAAAATAG
- the mazE gene encoding type II toxin-antitoxin system antitoxin MazE, giving the protein MSTFNQNRSYSLEQSLKEGYAQMADLNLSLATEAFSVECEACDCNESYLAFDKDE; this is encoded by the coding sequence ATGTCAACTTTTAATCAGAATAGAAGTTATAGTTTAGAACAGTCACTGAAAGAAGGCTACGCACAGATGGCTGACTTAAATCTCTCCCTCGCAACGGAGGCATTTTCAGTAGAATGTGAAGCCTGTGATTGCAACGAATCATACCTAGCTTTCGACAAGGATGAATGA
- a CDS encoding type II toxin-antitoxin system PemK/MazF family toxin: protein MMRRGDVYLADLSPVQGSEQGGVRPVVIIQNDTGNKYSPTVIVAAITGRINKAKIPTHVEIEKSKYKLDKDSVILLEQIRTVDKKRLKEKLTYLSDEKMKEIDNAIQISLGLTHRN, encoded by the coding sequence ATGATGAGGAGAGGCGATGTTTACTTAGCTGATTTATCACCAGTGCAAGGTTCTGAACAAGGGGGAGTTAGACCTGTTGTAATTATACAAAATGACACTGGAAATAAGTATAGCCCGACTGTTATTGTAGCTGCAATAACGGGTCGGATTAATAAAGCGAAAATTCCAACTCATGTTGAAATCGAGAAAAGTAAATACAAACTGGACAAAGATTCAGTTATTTTACTTGAACAAATTAGAACAGTCGACAAGAAACGTCTAAAGGAAAAACTGACATATTTATCAGACGAAAAGATGAAAGAAATTGATAATGCGATTCAAATCAGCTTAGGCTTGACACATCGCAATTAA
- a CDS encoding PP2C family protein-serine/threonine phosphatase, protein MEEFKGKYLRMMQLYVESYNKQAVLNQFKDFGEEILEKNIHAEDVLDIHKECAVELELTRDQVLMSLEILKVIAQTYGYSYEDYQELVDKLYYHDKEMDLASRLQQTMLQTEIPQFDSIQIGVISVAAQKVSGDYFNLIDHKDGTMSFAVADVIGKGIPAALAMSMIKFGMDSYGHSQLPSDGLKRLNRVVEKNVNQDMFVTMFYGLYEEMNHLLYCSSAGHEPGFVFRAEQDEFEEITVRGRVLGVKQLERYKQQEIPIYLNDLIIIFTDGVTEIRDENGKFIDINYLLDFIHKYKDLHPQDIVQLLYEELLGIQKSGKRDDLTILIIKRVN, encoded by the coding sequence ATGGAAGAATTTAAAGGTAAATATTTGCGAATGATGCAATTATATGTAGAGTCCTACAACAAGCAAGCTGTGCTTAATCAATTCAAAGATTTCGGAGAAGAAATCCTCGAAAAGAACATTCATGCTGAAGATGTGCTAGATATTCATAAAGAATGCGCCGTAGAATTAGAATTAACAAGAGATCAAGTACTGATGTCGCTAGAAATTTTAAAGGTAATTGCACAGACTTACGGATATAGTTACGAGGACTATCAAGAATTAGTTGATAAGCTTTATTATCATGACAAAGAAATGGATTTAGCTTCTCGCTTACAACAAACAATGCTCCAAACAGAAATACCGCAGTTTGATAGTATTCAAATTGGTGTAATTTCTGTAGCCGCTCAAAAGGTAAGCGGAGATTACTTTAATTTAATCGACCATAAAGACGGAACGATGAGTTTTGCGGTAGCAGATGTTATCGGAAAAGGTATCCCTGCAGCTTTGGCTATGAGTATGATTAAATTCGGGATGGATTCATATGGACACTCTCAATTACCAAGCGATGGGTTGAAGCGATTGAACCGCGTAGTTGAAAAAAACGTAAACCAAGATATGTTTGTAACGATGTTCTATGGTCTTTATGAAGAAATGAATCATTTGTTATATTGCAGTTCGGCAGGCCACGAACCTGGCTTTGTTTTTCGTGCCGAACAAGATGAATTTGAAGAAATAACTGTTAGAGGCCGTGTACTTGGCGTCAAACAGCTCGAGCGTTATAAACAACAAGAAATTCCTATTTATTTAAATGACTTAATTATTATTTTTACAGATGGAGTTACTGAAATTCGCGATGAAAACGGGAAGTTTATTGATATAAATTATCTGTTAGATTTCATACATAAATATAAAGATCTTCATCCTCAAGATATTGTGCAACTCTTGTATGAAGAATTGTTAGGTATTCAGAAATCTGGGAAACGTGATGACTTGACGATATTAATTATTAAGCGTGTAAATTAA
- a CDS encoding anti-sigma factor antagonist: MNLNIETQKHNDYYEIKVGGELDVYTVPDLEKVLTPIKQEGTHDVHVNLANVSYMDSTGLGLFVGTLKALNQNDKELYIIGASDRIGRLFEITGLSDLMHVNEGTEVE, from the coding sequence ATGAACTTAAATATAGAGACACAAAAACATAATGACTACTATGAAATCAAAGTTGGAGGAGAATTAGATGTATATACGGTTCCAGATTTGGAAAAAGTATTAACTCCAATTAAACAAGAGGGCACACATGATGTCCACGTTAATTTAGCAAATGTAAGTTATATGGATTCTACAGGATTAGGTTTGTTTGTAGGTACATTGAAAGCCTTGAATCAAAACGATAAAGAATTATATATTATAGGCGCTTCAGATCGTATCGGCCGATTATTCGAAATCACTGGTTTAAGTGATTTGATGCACGTAAACGAAGGAACGGAGGTAGAATGA
- the rsbW gene encoding anti-sigma B factor RsbW, with product MQAKRNVIEMKLPAEAEYVSLIRLTLSGVFSRAGASYDDIEDAKIAVSEAVTNAVKHAYKGEDVDASIYLCFEIFEDKIRVVVSDQGQSFDYEEKKKELGPYQENENIDFLREGGLGLFLIESLMDEVKVNKDNGVTISMIKYIKKEQVRNNGERVEIS from the coding sequence ATGCAAGCCAAGCGGAATGTAATTGAAATGAAGCTGCCGGCAGAGGCGGAATATGTCAGTTTGATTCGTTTAACCTTATCCGGTGTATTCTCTCGCGCAGGTGCTTCATACGATGATATTGAAGATGCAAAGATTGCTGTAAGCGAAGCAGTAACTAACGCTGTCAAACATGCTTATAAAGGCGAAGATGTCGACGCTTCTATTTATTTGTGTTTTGAAATTTTTGAGGATAAAATTAGAGTAGTTGTTTCAGATCAAGGTCAAAGTTTCGACTACGAAGAGAAGAAAAAAGAATTAGGCCCTTACCAAGAAAACGAGAATATCGATTTCTTAAGAGAAGGCGGCTTAGGATTATTCTTAATTGAATCATTAATGGATGAAGTTAAAGTCAACAAAGATAATGGCGTAACGATAAGTATGATTAAGTATATAAAAAAAGAGCAGGTGCGAAATAATGGCGAAAGAGTCGAAATCAGTTAA
- the sigB gene encoding RNA polymerase sigma factor SigB, protein MAKESKSVNDISPEQINEWIRQHQNDENTGAQDKLVKHYQKLIESLAFKYSKGQSHHEDLVQVGMVGLIGAINRFDINFGRKFEAFLVPTVIGEIKRYLRDKTWSVHVPRRIKEIGPRIKKTTDELTNELERSPSISEIAERLEVTDEEVLEAMEMGQSYNALSVDHSIEADKDGSTVTLLDIMGEQEGGYDLTEKRMILERILPILTDREREIIQCTFIEGLSQKETGERIGLSQMHVSRLQRNAIKKLQQAAKK, encoded by the coding sequence ATGGCGAAAGAGTCGAAATCAGTTAACGATATTTCACCTGAACAAATCAATGAGTGGATCAGACAACATCAAAATGATGAAAATACAGGCGCCCAAGATAAGCTCGTTAAACATTATCAAAAGCTGATTGAATCTTTAGCATTTAAATATTCCAAGGGGCAATCACATCATGAAGATTTAGTACAAGTCGGCATGGTAGGGTTAATCGGAGCAATTAATCGTTTTGACATTAACTTCGGAAGAAAGTTCGAAGCGTTCTTGGTGCCGACTGTAATAGGTGAAATAAAACGATATTTAAGAGATAAGACTTGGAGTGTTCATGTTCCAAGAAGAATTAAAGAAATTGGACCAAGAATTAAGAAAACGACAGATGAATTAACCAACGAACTTGAACGTTCGCCATCAATTAGTGAAATTGCTGAAAGATTAGAAGTAACGGACGAAGAAGTATTAGAAGCGATGGAAATGGGGCAAAGTTATAATGCCTTGAGTGTAGATCACTCTATTGAAGCGGATAAAGATGGTTCAACCGTAACATTATTAGATATAATGGGCGAACAAGAAGGCGGTTACGATTTAACTGAGAAACGTATGATTCTAGAAAGAATCTTACCTATTTTGACTGACAGAGAAAGAGAAATCATTCAATGTACATTTATAGAAGGGTTAAGTCAGAAAGAAACAGGAGAACGTATCGGTTTAAGTCAAATGCATGTGTCTCGATTGCAACGTAATGCAATTAAAAAGCTGCAGCAAGCGGCAAAAAAGTGA